A genome region from Nitrospira sp. includes the following:
- a CDS encoding serine/threonine-protein kinase, with the protein MTTSWGWIGPYLIVIILAILVGPLLATLPLFTHSFIPPLGMNAAQAVRLLADGICLFMIWLAASRARQDLDDNGKGQTFFRAILFPSAGLLIVLVASRAYDAHGIPVLGPPKQPLYNWLITGGLIGAATWLTFAWVRHAEALTQAFTGPPRRRPLEEEEAPADATEEAHTPANESTPTPARATGPIALRTGTAVPSTLGRYQVVKELGRGAMGVVFLGKDPTIHRHVAIKTMRLDDIENEHELKEFRDRFFREAESTGRLSHPNIVTVYDAGEQEGLAYIAMEYLEGTLLSGYCQKTTILPAKQALQVVATVADALDYAHSQGVVHRDVKPSNIMILKHRLVKVMDFGIAKMASASKTQTSMILGTPRYMSPEQATGKEVDGRSDVFSLGVVLFELLTAERPFDAENMAALVIRIAKAPHAPLLKYRRDLPSRVQAIVDRALQKDIPNRYRHASDMAQDLRDVFQVMPR; encoded by the coding sequence ATGACCACATCCTGGGGCTGGATCGGCCCGTATCTAATCGTTATTATCCTTGCGATTCTGGTGGGGCCATTGTTGGCCACCCTTCCGCTATTCACGCACAGCTTCATCCCGCCGTTGGGGATGAATGCGGCACAGGCCGTCCGATTACTCGCCGACGGCATTTGCCTGTTCATGATCTGGCTGGCCGCCTCCCGAGCCAGACAGGACCTCGACGACAACGGGAAGGGCCAAACGTTTTTTCGTGCCATTCTGTTTCCCTCCGCAGGTCTCCTCATCGTCCTCGTGGCCTCACGTGCCTATGATGCCCACGGGATTCCTGTGCTTGGCCCTCCCAAACAACCGCTCTACAACTGGCTGATTACCGGCGGCCTGATCGGCGCGGCCACCTGGCTGACGTTTGCCTGGGTCCGTCATGCCGAGGCGTTGACGCAAGCCTTCACCGGGCCTCCACGCCGTCGTCCGCTTGAGGAGGAGGAGGCACCAGCCGATGCGACGGAAGAGGCCCATACACCCGCCAACGAAAGCACTCCAACCCCGGCCCGCGCCACCGGCCCCATTGCCCTGCGCACCGGGACCGCAGTGCCCAGCACGCTTGGGCGTTATCAGGTCGTGAAAGAGCTCGGTCGAGGGGCCATGGGCGTCGTCTTCCTGGGAAAAGACCCGACGATCCACCGCCACGTCGCCATCAAGACCATGCGGTTGGACGACATCGAGAACGAACACGAGCTCAAAGAATTCCGCGACCGGTTCTTTCGTGAAGCCGAATCGACCGGGCGGCTCTCGCACCCCAATATCGTCACGGTCTACGACGCCGGGGAGCAAGAGGGCCTGGCCTACATCGCGATGGAATATCTGGAGGGCACCTTGCTCAGCGGCTACTGCCAGAAGACGACGATCCTTCCCGCGAAACAGGCGCTGCAGGTCGTCGCCACCGTCGCCGATGCGCTGGACTATGCCCACAGCCAAGGCGTCGTCCACCGCGATGTCAAACCCTCGAACATTATGATTCTGAAACACCGACTCGTGAAGGTGATGGATTTCGGCATCGCCAAGATGGCCAGCGCCTCGAAGACACAGACCAGCATGATTCTGGGTACCCCGCGGTACATGTCGCCGGAACAAGCCACGGGAAAAGAGGTGGACGGCCGATCCGATGTGTTTTCTCTCGGTGTCGTGCTCTTCGAGCTGTTGACCGCCGAACGTCCGTTCGACGCCGAGAACATGGCCGCCCTCGTCATACGCATCGCCAAAGCTCCGCATGCCCCGCTGCTCAAATACCGCCGCGATCTTCCCTCACGTGTCCAAGCAATCGTGGATCGCGCACTCCAAAAAGACATTCCCAACCGGTATCGCCATGCCAGCGACATGGCGCAAGACCTACGGGACGTCTTTCAGGTGATGCCTCGATAG
- a CDS encoding PHP domain-containing protein: MSRIDLHLHTTHSDGSFSTREVMTFAKQAGVTALAITDHDIVAGIAEATAIGTELGIEVVPGVEISSRLGESELHILGYFLNWTDPLLAQRLSSLRDSRHTRNPKIVQRLNELGIPITYEEVRALAGTESVGRPHIARLLMEKKFVTSAKEAFDRYLANGRPAFVDRELPLPAQAVQWIREAGGVPVLAHPTWVRTSADGLRTLVRDLKVTGLGGIEVHYSTHTPSQTTEYLELAKQCDLVVTGGSDFHGVTKPDIEVGIGRGQLKVSEKLLDPLRKAATTA, encoded by the coding sequence ATGAGCCGCATTGATCTTCACCTCCATACCACTCATTCGGACGGCAGCTTTTCCACCCGTGAGGTGATGACCTTCGCCAAACAGGCCGGCGTGACCGCGCTCGCGATCACCGACCACGACATCGTGGCGGGGATTGCGGAAGCCACCGCCATCGGGACCGAACTCGGCATCGAGGTCGTCCCCGGCGTCGAAATCAGTTCGCGCCTCGGCGAGAGCGAACTCCATATCCTCGGCTATTTTTTGAACTGGACCGATCCGCTCCTGGCCCAGCGCCTGAGCAGCTTGCGGGACAGCCGCCATACGCGGAACCCGAAGATCGTCCAACGGCTCAACGAGCTGGGCATCCCGATTACCTATGAGGAAGTCCGGGCACTGGCCGGCACGGAATCCGTGGGCCGCCCCCACATCGCCCGCCTCCTGATGGAGAAGAAATTCGTCACCTCGGCTAAAGAAGCCTTCGACCGTTATCTGGCCAACGGCCGGCCGGCATTCGTCGATCGTGAATTGCCGCTACCGGCCCAGGCGGTGCAATGGATTCGTGAGGCCGGCGGGGTGCCGGTGCTGGCGCACCCGACCTGGGTCAGAACGTCGGCAGACGGCTTGCGCACCCTGGTCCGTGACCTGAAAGTCACCGGCCTGGGAGGCATCGAAGTGCACTACAGCACGCACACGCCCAGCCAAACCACCGAGTACCTGGAGTTGGCGAAGCAGTGCGACCTCGTCGTGACCGGAGGAAGCGATTTCCACGGCGTGACCAAGCCCGATATCGAGGTCGGCATCGGACGGGGTCAGTTGAAGGTTTCCGAGAAACTCCTCGATCCGCTCAGAAAAGCCGCGACCACCGCCTAA
- the folB gene encoding dihydroneopterin aldolase gives MAQRIIIERLEFYGRCGVTEEERRKPQQIAIDLELEAALDAAGLSDRLDETIDYAQVAERLVALGGSLTCRLLESLAEQLIAMLFAEFPVDRIHMWIRKLHAPLAMVAGSVGVRFERTRVARPTPRTGPTPAPFLTQQLGRFPTGRVLDVAAGRGRHALHLLSHGLQVEAIDRDAQALAALETAAATQGLSGLTTRVLDLEEKPDHPPSLGQECYDAIVVFFYLHRPLFPVLMDALKPNGLLLYETFSIENYFRYQHPRRWEFCLAHNELLRLTAPLRVLHYDEGEHDGHGDGPCYTARLVAQKAGPEIPR, from the coding sequence ATGGCGCAGCGCATCATCATCGAACGATTGGAATTCTACGGCCGCTGCGGCGTCACCGAAGAGGAACGCCGCAAACCACAACAGATCGCGATCGATCTTGAGTTGGAAGCCGCGCTGGACGCCGCCGGACTGTCAGATCGCCTCGATGAGACCATCGACTATGCCCAGGTCGCAGAGCGCCTCGTCGCGCTCGGCGGTTCGCTGACCTGCCGGCTGTTAGAGTCCCTGGCGGAACAGCTGATCGCCATGTTGTTCGCCGAATTCCCGGTCGATCGGATACACATGTGGATCCGCAAGCTCCACGCGCCGCTCGCCATGGTCGCCGGGTCGGTCGGCGTCCGGTTCGAACGCACGCGGGTCGCCCGCCCTACTCCGCGCACAGGACCGACTCCTGCCCCGTTTCTCACACAGCAACTGGGACGATTCCCCACAGGTCGGGTTCTGGATGTCGCCGCAGGCCGTGGCCGTCATGCCCTGCATCTCCTGTCTCACGGCCTACAGGTCGAAGCGATCGATCGAGACGCGCAGGCGCTCGCGGCGCTGGAAACGGCCGCGGCGACGCAAGGCCTCTCGGGCCTCACCACCCGGGTACTCGATTTGGAAGAGAAGCCCGACCATCCTCCGAGTTTGGGCCAAGAATGTTATGATGCCATCGTGGTCTTTTTTTATTTGCATCGTCCGCTGTTCCCTGTGCTGATGGACGCCCTGAAACCGAACGGCCTTTTGCTCTACGAAACCTTCAGCATCGAGAACTACTTCCGCTATCAGCATCCGCGCCGATGGGAATTCTGTCTGGCGCACAACGAACTCCTCAGACTGACCGCCCCTCTTCGTGTGCTGCATTACGATGAGGGTGAACATGACGGCCATGGCGACGGGCCATGTTACACCGCGCGCTTAGTCGCGCAGAAAGCGGGGCCTGAGATACCACGATGA